The Tardiphaga alba genome includes a window with the following:
- a CDS encoding 3'-5' exonuclease, with protein sequence MPEPSLSLAAMADELAKSGDYRILRRLVPRANYTPSNGQAVKTGILLDVETTGLDYTRDEIIELAMIKFDYLPDGTIIRAGEVFTAFNEPSNPIPPEIVELTGITDEMVAGHRIDTDAVTAFVDGAVIVIAHNAGFDRKFAERICPLFAKKPWGCSQKEIDWQKHGFEGAKLGYLLAGAGYFHQAHRAIDDCHALLEILAFELPTLGTSALAALLERARRKTMRVWAEQSPFDLKDELKRRGYRWSDGSDGRPKSWYIDVDEGQEDAEIAFLRSTIYLREVDPRVQALSATVRYSTRA encoded by the coding sequence ATGCCTGAACCATCGCTGAGCCTCGCTGCCATGGCGGACGAACTTGCCAAGAGCGGCGACTATCGCATCCTTCGCCGTCTCGTGCCGCGCGCGAACTACACGCCGTCAAATGGTCAGGCCGTCAAAACCGGCATCCTGCTCGACGTCGAAACCACCGGCCTCGATTACACCCGCGACGAAATCATCGAACTGGCGATGATCAAGTTCGACTATCTGCCGGATGGAACCATCATCCGCGCCGGCGAGGTGTTCACGGCGTTCAACGAACCGTCGAATCCGATTCCGCCCGAGATCGTCGAACTGACGGGGATCACCGACGAGATGGTGGCCGGACATCGCATCGATACCGATGCCGTCACCGCCTTTGTCGATGGCGCCGTGATCGTCATCGCGCACAATGCCGGCTTCGATCGCAAATTCGCCGAGCGCATCTGTCCGCTATTTGCCAAGAAGCCGTGGGGCTGCTCGCAGAAGGAGATCGACTGGCAGAAGCATGGTTTCGAAGGCGCCAAGCTCGGCTATCTCCTCGCCGGCGCCGGCTATTTCCATCAGGCCCACCGCGCCATCGACGATTGCCACGCGCTGCTGGAGATCCTCGCTTTCGAGCTGCCGACCCTCGGCACCTCCGCCCTCGCTGCGCTGCTGGAACGGGCGCGCCGCAAGACCATGCGGGTGTGGGCGGAACAGTCGCCGTTCGATCTCAAGGACGAGCTGAAGCGCCGCGGCTATCGCTGGAGCGACGGTTCCGATGGCCGGCCGAAATCCTGGTATATCGACGTGGATGAGGGGCAGGAGGACGCGGAAATCGCGTTTCTGCGGAGCACCATCTATCTCCGCGAGGTCGATCCCCGGGTGCAGGCGCTCAGCGCCACGGTCCGGTATTCGACCAGAGCCTGA
- the araD gene encoding L-arabinonate dehydratase codes for MTRKTPDQLRSARWFAPDDLRAFGHRSRAMQQGYAPEEWKGRPVIAILNTWSEAQPCHMHFKTRVDDVKRGILMAGGFPMELPALSLSESFLKPTTMLYRNMLAMDAEELLRGHPVDGVVLMGGCDKTTPGLLLGATSAGYPAIYLPAGPMLRGNWKGKTLGSGSDGWKYWDERRAGNISEKEWLEVEGGIARSYGTCMTMGTASTMTAIAESIGMSLPGASSIPAADAGHIRMASACGRRIVEMVWEDLTPAKIQTRKSFENAITVAMAMGCSTNAIIHLIAQARRAGQDIGLNDFEIASRKVPVIANVRPSGDTYLMEDFYYAGGLPGLMGRIKEHLHLDVMTVTGKTLGENIAGAEVYNSDVIRTVDDPIYAEGALAVLKGNLAPDGCVIKPSACDPRFLKHTGPALVFDDYPSMKKAVDDESLDVTADHVLILRNAGPQGGPGMPEWGMLPIPKKLVKQGVRDMVRISDARMSGTSYGACILHVAPESFIGGPLALVQNGDMITLDVDARTINLDISDAEMEKRRAAWVAPERNYERGYGWMFSKHIQQANEGCDFDFLRTDFGAPVKEPAIY; via the coding sequence ATGACCCGGAAGACGCCCGACCAACTCCGCAGCGCGCGCTGGTTTGCACCCGACGATCTCAGGGCCTTCGGTCACCGCTCGCGCGCCATGCAGCAGGGCTATGCGCCGGAGGAGTGGAAGGGACGTCCGGTCATCGCGATCCTCAATACATGGTCCGAGGCACAACCTTGCCACATGCATTTCAAGACCCGCGTCGATGACGTGAAGCGCGGTATTCTGATGGCTGGCGGTTTCCCGATGGAATTGCCTGCGCTGTCGCTGTCGGAGAGCTTCCTCAAGCCGACCACGATGCTCTATCGCAACATGCTGGCGATGGATGCGGAGGAGTTATTGCGCGGCCATCCCGTCGATGGCGTCGTGCTGATGGGCGGCTGCGACAAGACCACGCCGGGCCTGCTGCTCGGAGCGACCTCCGCCGGCTATCCCGCGATCTATCTTCCGGCCGGCCCGATGCTGCGCGGCAACTGGAAGGGCAAGACGCTCGGCTCCGGTTCCGATGGCTGGAAATACTGGGATGAGCGCCGCGCCGGCAATATCTCCGAGAAAGAGTGGTTGGAAGTCGAGGGCGGCATTGCGCGCAGCTACGGCACCTGCATGACCATGGGCACGGCCTCCACCATGACAGCCATCGCCGAGAGCATCGGCATGTCGCTGCCCGGTGCGTCATCGATTCCCGCCGCCGATGCCGGCCATATCCGCATGGCCTCGGCCTGCGGCCGAAGAATAGTTGAAATGGTGTGGGAGGATCTCACGCCGGCAAAGATCCAGACGCGCAAGTCGTTCGAGAACGCCATCACCGTGGCGATGGCGATGGGCTGCTCCACCAATGCCATCATTCACCTGATCGCGCAGGCGCGCCGCGCCGGGCAGGATATCGGCCTCAATGATTTCGAGATCGCGAGCCGCAAGGTGCCGGTCATCGCCAATGTGCGTCCGTCCGGCGACACCTATCTGATGGAGGATTTCTATTACGCCGGCGGATTGCCTGGCCTGATGGGGCGCATCAAGGAGCATCTGCATCTTGATGTGATGACCGTCACCGGCAAGACGCTCGGCGAGAACATTGCCGGCGCCGAAGTGTATAACAGCGATGTCATCCGCACCGTCGATGATCCCATCTATGCCGAAGGCGCGCTGGCGGTGCTGAAGGGAAATCTCGCGCCGGATGGCTGTGTGATCAAGCCGTCGGCCTGCGATCCGCGCTTTCTCAAGCACACCGGCCCCGCGCTGGTGTTCGACGACTATCCCAGCATGAAGAAGGCCGTCGACGACGAAAGCCTCGATGTCACTGCGGATCACGTGCTGATCCTGCGCAATGCCGGGCCGCAGGGCGGGCCGGGCATGCCGGAATGGGGCATGCTGCCGATCCCGAAGAAACTGGTGAAGCAGGGCGTGCGCGACATGGTGCGCATCTCCGACGCCCGCATGAGCGGCACCAGCTACGGCGCCTGCATCCTGCATGTGGCGCCGGAGTCCTTCATCGGTGGTCCGCTCGCGCTGGTGCAGAACGGCGACATGATCACGCTCGACGTCGATGCGCGCACCATCAATCTCGATATCTCCGATGCCGAGATGGAGAAGCGTCGCGCAGCGTGGGTCGCGCCCGAGCGCAATTACGAACGCGGCTATGGCTGGATGTTCTCGAAACATATCCAGCAGGCCAATGAAGGCTGCGACTTCGATTTCCTGCGCACCGATTTCGGCGCGCCGGTGAAGGAACCGGCGATCTACTGA
- a CDS encoding class I SAM-dependent DNA methyltransferase, producing MGVLRYDVPAQLAALVSGHRRSFEHMLDLGCGTGLAGPHLVAWGGDLSGVDLSTQMLARAEQRGVYDALVHAEALDHLRAHSAAFDLIFAADTLIYFGRLDAAMAVIAQAVMHGGIFAASIECAAQDFAILPSGRFAHADDYLLRLAEPYFELLEQCPVDIRLEANMPVKGTLFVWRRR from the coding sequence GTGGGCGTGCTGCGCTATGACGTGCCGGCGCAACTTGCCGCATTGGTCAGCGGTCATCGCCGCAGCTTCGAGCACATGCTCGATCTCGGCTGCGGCACCGGCCTCGCGGGGCCGCATCTTGTGGCATGGGGCGGCGATTTGTCAGGCGTCGATCTGTCCACGCAGATGCTGGCCCGCGCAGAGCAGCGCGGCGTCTACGACGCGCTGGTCCATGCCGAAGCGCTGGATCATCTCCGCGCGCATTCCGCTGCGTTCGATCTCATCTTCGCGGCCGATACGCTGATCTATTTCGGCAGGCTCGATGCTGCGATGGCTGTGATCGCGCAGGCTGTCATGCATGGCGGCATCTTCGCGGCCAGCATCGAATGTGCCGCCCAGGATTTCGCGATCCTGCCATCCGGCCGTTTCGCCCATGCGGACGACTATCTGCTTCGCCTCGCCGAGCCTTATTTTGAATTGCTGGAGCAATGCCCTGTCGATATCCGGCTGGAAGCGAACATGCCCGTGAAGGGCACGCTGTTCGTCTGGCGCCGTCGCTGA
- a CDS encoding DUF1045 domain-containing protein, with product MSDYPRYAIYFAPDADRALTRFGAETLGYDAYSGHDIDHPDSLTTEFEDWSAITRDPRKYGFHGTLKAPFALAEDTSEAELLAAVDDFAAEPREIPIIAPVVRTISGFTAIVPREDDDDELHLLAEACVRDFDSFRAPMTADDRARRKPDALTPRQIEHLDDWGYPYVFEDFRFHMTLTGRLPEERGAQVLATLQHHFSELDLEALSIDSIAVFKQDSSATRFRIIKHVALTPA from the coding sequence ATGAGTGACTATCCGAGATATGCGATCTATTTCGCACCCGACGCCGACCGCGCGCTGACGCGGTTCGGCGCCGAAACCCTGGGCTATGACGCCTATAGCGGCCACGACATTGACCATCCAGATTCGCTGACGACCGAATTCGAGGATTGGAGCGCCATCACCAGGGATCCGCGCAAATACGGTTTCCACGGCACGCTGAAGGCGCCGTTTGCGCTCGCAGAAGACACCAGCGAGGCCGAACTGCTGGCTGCCGTCGATGACTTCGCGGCGGAGCCGCGGGAGATCCCGATCATCGCGCCGGTGGTCCGCACCATTAGCGGCTTCACGGCCATCGTCCCGCGCGAAGACGACGATGACGAGTTGCATCTGCTGGCGGAAGCCTGCGTGCGCGACTTCGATTCCTTCCGTGCGCCGATGACGGCGGACGACCGCGCGCGTCGCAAGCCCGATGCGCTGACGCCGCGCCAGATCGAGCATCTCGACGATTGGGGCTATCCTTATGTGTTCGAGGACTTCCGGTTTCACATGACGCTGACCGGACGATTGCCGGAGGAGCGCGGCGCACAGGTGCTCGCCACCTTGCAGCATCACTTCTCCGAACTCGATCTCGAAGCGCTGTCCATCGACAGCATCGCTGTATTCAAGCAGGACAGCAGCGCGACGCGCTTCCGCATCATCAAGCATGTGGCGCTGACGCCGGCCTGA
- a CDS encoding alpha-D-ribose 1-methylphosphonate 5-triphosphate diphosphatase — protein sequence MTELYIEGGRTLLGTEIGETSLTISGNVIAGIGDAAHGAFGLDASGLLVMPGIVDIHGDAFERQLMPRPGVDFPVDVALIDSDRQAITNGITTVFHGTTWSWEPGLRGADNARKLLAAIETLRPQLAADTRFHLRQETFNLDAEDEIIGWMKDGRIDLLAFNDHMDLAGISKPAKRARMVERTGLSSEAFDQLVDRVLSRADQVPASIARLAEAANAAGIPTLSHDDNSPAMRAGFRDLGVRIAEFPINEETAIAAAEAGDFIVFGAPNVVRGGSHTGWTKASDMIARGLCSVLASDYYYPAQLLAAFRLVHDGILALPQAWSLVSSAPARAAGLTDRGDIAPGRRADLLLIDDSIALRPRIVAVIANGKLAHLADGARLRPATALPHQAIAAA from the coding sequence ATGACTGAACTTTACATCGAAGGCGGACGCACCCTGCTCGGCACCGAGATCGGCGAGACCTCGCTGACGATCTCGGGTAACGTGATTGCCGGGATCGGCGATGCCGCCCATGGCGCATTCGGCCTCGACGCCAGCGGACTGCTCGTGATGCCGGGGATCGTCGATATCCATGGCGACGCTTTCGAGCGCCAATTGATGCCGCGTCCCGGCGTCGATTTCCCGGTCGATGTGGCGCTGATCGACAGCGACAGACAGGCCATCACCAACGGCATCACCACCGTCTTTCACGGCACCACATGGTCGTGGGAGCCGGGACTGCGCGGCGCCGACAATGCGCGCAAGCTGCTCGCCGCCATCGAGACGCTGCGGCCGCAACTTGCGGCGGATACGCGCTTCCATCTGCGGCAGGAGACGTTCAATCTCGATGCGGAAGACGAGATCATCGGCTGGATGAAGGACGGCCGCATCGACCTGCTCGCCTTCAACGACCATATGGATCTCGCCGGCATCTCCAAGCCTGCGAAGCGCGCGCGCATGGTGGAACGCACCGGCCTCAGCAGCGAGGCCTTCGATCAGCTGGTGGACCGCGTGCTGTCGCGCGCCGATCAGGTGCCGGCCTCGATCGCCCGGCTGGCCGAGGCCGCCAATGCGGCCGGCATCCCCACGCTGTCGCATGACGACAACAGCCCGGCGATGCGCGCTGGCTTCCGCGATCTCGGCGTCCGCATCGCGGAATTCCCGATCAATGAGGAAACCGCAATCGCTGCCGCGGAAGCCGGCGACTTCATCGTGTTCGGTGCGCCCAACGTGGTGCGCGGCGGCAGCCATACCGGCTGGACCAAGGCTTCCGACATGATCGCCAGGGGCCTCTGCTCGGTGCTGGCGTCGGACTATTATTATCCCGCGCAGCTGCTTGCGGCATTCCGCCTCGTCCATGACGGCATTCTGGCACTGCCGCAGGCATGGTCGCTGGTCTCGTCGGCCCCGGCCAGAGCGGCCGGCCTCACCGATCGCGGCGACATCGCGCCGGGGCGGCGGGCCGACCTGCTGCTGATCGATGACAGTATCGCGCTGCGCCCGCGCATCGTTGCCGTCATCGCCAATGGCAAACTGGCCCATCTCGCCGATGGCGCGCGGTTGCGCCCTGCGACAGCCTTGCCACATCAGGCGATTGCTGCGGCCTGA
- a CDS encoding LbetaH domain-containing protein gives MVGKMLSLDPVIEPSAKLKDATFGRYNEVGARTVLNEVSMGDYSYVEHESQITYATIGKFCSIASLTRINPGNHPMERAAQSHFTYRASAYFPGEADDSDFFAWRREHHCILGHDVWLGHGAVVLPGRQISTGAVIAAGAIVAKDVPAYTIVAGNPARPIRRRFSQAVEDGLMTLAWWDWDHEMLRQALPDFRKLSVDDFLSKYKGVKATQVETA, from the coding sequence ATGGTCGGAAAGATGCTGTCGCTCGATCCCGTTATCGAGCCGAGCGCAAAACTCAAAGACGCTACATTCGGCCGCTATAACGAAGTCGGCGCGCGAACCGTGCTGAATGAAGTATCGATGGGCGACTACTCCTATGTCGAGCACGAGTCCCAGATCACCTATGCGACGATCGGAAAGTTCTGTTCCATCGCTTCGCTGACGCGGATCAATCCCGGCAATCACCCGATGGAACGCGCTGCGCAATCGCATTTCACCTATCGCGCCAGCGCCTATTTCCCCGGCGAAGCCGATGACAGCGACTTCTTCGCATGGCGCCGTGAACATCACTGCATCCTCGGCCATGATGTCTGGCTCGGCCACGGCGCGGTCGTGCTGCCCGGCCGACAGATCAGCACGGGTGCGGTGATCGCCGCCGGCGCCATCGTCGCAAAAGATGTTCCCGCTTACACCATCGTCGCCGGCAACCCGGCGCGGCCGATACGGCGGCGTTTCTCGCAGGCGGTCGAGGACGGGCTGATGACCCTCGCCTGGTGGGACTGGGATCACGAGATGTTGCGGCAAGCTTTGCCGGATTTCCGCAAATTGTCTGTGGATGACTTTCTGAGCAAGTATAAGGGCGTCAAGGCGACGCAGGTGGAGACGGCATGA
- the phnC gene encoding phosphonate ABC transporter ATP-binding protein, whose protein sequence is MLAVEGLTCRFGTKAAVDNANYTIAPGAFVGVIGRSGAGKSTMLRMINRLAEPTAGRIMFDGLDVTALKGRELRQWRARSAMIFQQFNLVGRLDVLTNVLMGRLSGMPQWRSLTQMWPDEDRALAMSALEQFDMAQYASQRADQLSGGQQQRVAIARALVQQPDLILADEPIASLDPRNTRIVMDALLRINKHFGITVMCNLHSLDLARTYCDRLIGMSAGRVVFDGAPAQLTEHIARELYDLEADEVMGSTPIHAPVGARVPEYGAAAVA, encoded by the coding sequence ATGCTTGCAGTCGAAGGCCTCACGTGCCGCTTCGGTACCAAGGCGGCGGTCGATAACGCGAACTACACGATTGCGCCCGGCGCTTTCGTCGGCGTGATCGGTCGTTCCGGCGCGGGCAAGTCGACGATGCTGCGAATGATCAATCGTCTGGCCGAGCCGACTGCGGGCCGCATCATGTTCGACGGTCTCGATGTGACTGCGCTCAAGGGGCGCGAACTACGCCAGTGGCGTGCGCGTTCGGCCATGATCTTCCAGCAATTCAATCTCGTTGGCCGTCTCGACGTGCTCACCAACGTGCTGATGGGGCGCCTGTCCGGCATGCCGCAATGGCGCTCGCTTACGCAGATGTGGCCCGATGAAGATCGCGCGCTGGCGATGTCCGCACTCGAACAGTTCGACATGGCGCAATATGCCTCGCAGCGCGCCGACCAGCTCTCGGGCGGCCAGCAGCAGCGCGTCGCCATTGCCCGCGCATTGGTGCAGCAGCCCGATCTCATTCTCGCCGACGAACCGATCGCCTCGCTCGATCCGCGCAACACACGCATCGTCATGGATGCGCTGCTGCGTATCAACAAGCATTTCGGCATCACGGTGATGTGCAACCTGCACTCGCTCGATTTGGCACGCACCTATTGCGATCGCCTGATCGGCATGTCGGCCGGTCGTGTCGTGTTCGATGGCGCGCCTGCGCAGCTCACCGAGCACATTGCCCGCGAACTCTACGATCTCGAAGCCGATGAGGTGATGGGATCGACGCCAATACATGCGCCAGTCGGCGCACGCGTTCCGGAATACGGCGCAGCCGCCGTCGCCTGA
- the phnD gene encoding phosphonate ABC transporter substrate-binding protein, translating to MINRRSILLSAAALAFAATSASAQDYKAKYPELTFAVVPAENASGVTERWTPFTAYLSKELGVKVNLRIANDYAAVIEGQRSGNIHLASYGSASFARARLTGVKTDAFANDINIDGSTGYYSVFFVKATSPYKTVQELKGKNLGLVDPNSTSGNNVPRFELDKMGITDADTYFSKVVFTGSHENAMLALSQGTVDVVANQWTNDGDSTLAQMITKGMLKNADGSVMKKDDFRIIHKSAPIINGPYAYSSDLPEELKAAIRKAFEEAPTKDKAAFDKLSDGQKKGFHAATTKDWDATIDLIKFVDALRKKKAS from the coding sequence ATGATCAATCGTCGCTCCATTCTGCTCAGCGCCGCGGCGCTGGCTTTCGCCGCCACCTCGGCTTCGGCCCAGGACTACAAGGCGAAGTATCCGGAACTGACCTTCGCGGTCGTGCCCGCAGAGAACGCCTCGGGCGTCACCGAGCGCTGGACACCGTTCACCGCCTATCTCTCCAAGGAGCTGGGCGTGAAGGTCAATCTGCGCATCGCCAATGACTATGCCGCCGTCATCGAAGGCCAGCGTTCGGGCAATATTCATCTGGCCAGCTACGGTTCGGCCTCGTTCGCCCGCGCCCGCCTCACCGGCGTGAAGACCGATGCCTTCGCCAACGACATCAATATCGACGGTTCAACGGGCTATTATTCGGTGTTCTTCGTCAAGGCGACGAGCCCCTACAAGACCGTGCAGGAGTTGAAGGGCAAGAATCTCGGCCTGGTCGATCCGAATTCGACCTCGGGCAACAATGTGCCGCGCTTCGAGCTCGACAAGATGGGCATCACCGATGCCGACACCTATTTCAGCAAGGTCGTGTTCACCGGTAGCCACGAAAACGCGATGCTGGCGCTGTCGCAGGGCACCGTCGATGTGGTTGCCAATCAGTGGACCAATGACGGCGACTCCACGCTGGCCCAGATGATCACCAAAGGCATGCTGAAGAATGCTGACGGCTCGGTGATGAAGAAGGACGACTTCCGCATCATCCACAAGTCGGCGCCGATCATCAACGGCCCCTATGCCTATAGCTCGGACCTGCCGGAAGAGCTCAAGGCCGCCATCCGCAAGGCGTTCGAAGAAGCGCCGACCAAGGACAAGGCGGCCTTCGACAAGCTGTCCGACGGCCAGAAGAAGGGCTTCCATGCCGCGACCACCAAGGATTGGGACGCGACCATCGACCTGATCAAGTTCGTCGACGCCCTGCGCAAGAAGAAGGCGTCGTAA
- the phnE gene encoding phosphonate ABC transporter, permease protein PhnE gives MSRQPDINTDALRARYPHVFHRPLKSRAAVPTIFVAALALLIFGLVELDFSPARMLHGVQQLGWITMMMIPPDPGSSLPAYLQAMGETLSIAVLGTTLAALLALPVSLLAARNVIPSAWLRFPVRRSLDTIRGVDTLIWALVWINVVGLGPFAGVLAIAVSDFGAFGKLFSEAIEGADKKQVEGIRASGGSPLHEIRFGLMPQVLPVIAGQVLYFIESNTRSATIIGIVGAGGIGLQLAEQIRVLEWQKVSFLILMILVAVAAIDWISGRLRFAIIGRRAVA, from the coding sequence GTGAGCAGACAGCCCGATATCAACACCGACGCGTTGCGCGCGCGCTATCCGCATGTGTTCCACCGCCCGCTGAAGTCGCGCGCAGCCGTGCCGACGATCTTCGTGGCCGCGCTGGCGCTGCTGATCTTCGGCCTTGTCGAACTCGATTTCTCCCCGGCGCGTATGCTGCACGGTGTGCAGCAATTGGGCTGGATCACGATGATGATGATCCCGCCCGATCCCGGCTCGTCATTGCCGGCCTATCTGCAGGCCATGGGCGAGACGCTGTCGATTGCCGTGCTGGGTACCACGCTCGCCGCGCTGCTCGCATTGCCCGTCAGCCTGCTTGCCGCACGAAACGTCATTCCGTCCGCCTGGCTGCGTTTTCCCGTGCGCCGCTCGCTCGACACGATCCGTGGCGTCGATACGCTGATCTGGGCGCTGGTCTGGATCAATGTGGTCGGCCTCGGCCCATTCGCCGGCGTGCTCGCCATTGCAGTGTCGGATTTCGGCGCCTTCGGCAAATTGTTCTCGGAGGCCATCGAAGGCGCGGACAAGAAACAGGTCGAAGGCATTCGCGCCTCCGGCGGCAGCCCGTTGCATGAAATCCGCTTCGGCCTGATGCCGCAGGTGCTGCCCGTCATCGCAGGGCAGGTGCTTTACTTCATCGAATCCAATACGCGCTCGGCCACTATCATCGGCATCGTTGGCGCCGGCGGCATCGGCCTGCAGCTCGCCGAGCAGATCCGCGTGCTGGAATGGCAGAAGGTGTCGTTCCTGATCCTGATGATTCTTGTCGCAGTGGCGGCCATTGACTGGATCTCCGGCCGCCTCCGTTTCGCGATCATCGGCCGCCGCGCGGTGGCGTAA
- a CDS encoding glutathione S-transferase C-terminal domain-containing protein: MDLYFSPMACSMATRIALYEAGAEARFLEVDPPSKTLLQDGSNFYGVNPLGLVPTLRTDDGVILTENAAILQHVAECFPNSPIAAGSGMERSRLQQWLCFIGTELHKSLFQPLLSKKAPSDAKAYALEIGRSKLDYLERHLAGREFLLDRFSVADCYLTTVLNWTMVIPQLDLEQWPAIKAYHAGIRQRPHVMRAVAEEFELFKAEQARHKAAA; the protein is encoded by the coding sequence ATGGATCTCTATTTCTCGCCGATGGCCTGCTCGATGGCTACCCGTATTGCGCTGTATGAAGCCGGCGCCGAGGCGCGCTTTCTCGAAGTCGATCCGCCGAGCAAAACCCTGCTGCAGGACGGCTCGAATTTCTACGGCGTCAATCCGCTCGGCCTTGTGCCGACGCTGCGCACCGATGACGGCGTGATCCTGACCGAGAATGCCGCGATCCTGCAGCATGTGGCCGAGTGTTTCCCGAATTCGCCGATCGCGGCCGGTAGCGGCATGGAGCGCAGCCGGCTGCAGCAATGGCTGTGCTTCATCGGGACGGAGCTGCACAAGTCACTGTTCCAGCCGCTGCTTTCGAAGAAGGCGCCGTCTGACGCGAAAGCCTATGCGCTGGAAATCGGCCGTTCGAAACTCGATTATCTGGAGAGACATCTCGCTGGCCGCGAATTTCTGCTGGATCGGTTCAGCGTGGCCGATTGCTATCTCACCACGGTGCTGAACTGGACCATGGTGATCCCGCAGCTGGATCTGGAGCAATGGCCGGCGATCAAGGCGTATCACGCGGGCATCCGCCAACGCCCCCATGTGATGCGGGCTGTGGCTGAGGAATTTGAACTGTTCAAGGCCGAACAGGCCCGCCACAAGGCGGCGGCGTGA
- a CDS encoding TetR/AcrR family transcriptional regulator, which yields MAVGQALSLFRRTGYAATSLDDLSAATGMNRPSLYGAFGDKRALYIKSYQRYRDDYTAKVLALFKADIDIRERLRRFYAAALDIYTTGDVDPGGCFAVMTVASDAIADPEIRAMMVEGFKELDDAFAWCFRTAIARGELPEATDVDGLAKLASALLNLSSIRARAGVPRAELDSIVDGAITQLCRA from the coding sequence GTGGCTGTCGGGCAGGCCTTGTCGCTGTTCCGCCGCACCGGCTATGCCGCGACATCGCTGGATGATCTCAGCGCCGCCACCGGCATGAACCGGCCAAGCCTGTACGGCGCCTTTGGTGACAAGCGCGCGCTCTACATCAAGAGCTATCAACGCTATCGCGACGACTACACCGCCAAGGTGCTGGCGCTGTTCAAGGCCGATATCGATATCCGCGAACGCCTGCGCCGCTTCTATGCCGCGGCGCTCGATATCTACACGACAGGTGATGTCGATCCAGGCGGCTGTTTCGCTGTGATGACAGTGGCGTCCGACGCCATCGCCGATCCTGAGATCCGCGCCATGATGGTCGAAGGGTTCAAGGAGCTGGACGATGCCTTTGCGTGGTGCTTCCGCACCGCCATCGCGCGCGGCGAGCTGCCCGAGGCCACCGATGTCGATGGGCTGGCAAAACTGGCCTCCGCCTTGCTGAACCTGTCGTCGATCCGTGCCCGCGCGGGCGTGCCGCGCGCCGAACTCGATTCCATCGTGGACGGCGCCATCACCCAGCTCTGCCGCGCATGA
- a CDS encoding YciI family protein: MLYAILCYHDEAVVGAWSKDEDDNVMAKLAVVHGKLAAQGRLGPVARLLPTTAATTLRKDDPPVVLDGPFAETKEQLLGFYVVEAENLDGALEIAQDLGRANPGGAYEIRPIGVFHGAFQP, from the coding sequence ATGCTGTACGCCATTCTCTGCTACCATGACGAAGCCGTTGTCGGTGCCTGGTCCAAGGACGAGGACGACAACGTGATGGCCAAGCTCGCCGTCGTGCATGGCAAGCTGGCCGCGCAGGGCCGCCTCGGTCCCGTCGCGCGATTGTTGCCGACCACCGCCGCCACCACGCTGCGCAAGGATGATCCACCGGTGGTGCTGGATGGGCCCTTTGCCGAAACCAAGGAGCAGTTGCTCGGTTTCTATGTGGTCGAGGCGGAGAATCTCGATGGCGCATTGGAGATCGCGCAGGACCTCGGGCGCGCCAATCCCGGCGGCGCCTATGAGATCCGTCCCATCGGTGTCTTTCATGGAGCATTCCAGCCATGA